The sequence below is a genomic window from Candidatus Thermoplasmatota archaeon.
TTTTGCCAATGCTATTTTACTGAAGTGCCTGGTATAACAATTTTTAAATCCGATGAGCATATCCTATTGATAAAATGGGTATAGAATTGGCAGTAGTGGGCGCAGGAAGTGCCGGATATGCGGCGGGCATATACGCCGGCAGGGCAGGAATAGATACTGTTATCTTTGATACCGGTATGGGTGGGGGGCTCACAGTTGAGGCGCCGAAAGTGGAGAATTATCCTGGATTCAAAAGCATATCTGGTATAGACTTGATGGAAAAAATGAAGAATCACGCTCAGGAATATGCAAAATTTAAGTTTTATGAAGAAGTGAAGGAAATAAAAAAAGAAGGGAATAAATTTAAACTGACGACGACGAAAGGAGAATATGAAGTTGGAGCCGTAATAATATGCACTGGAACAACTCACAAAAAACTTGGCGTAAAGGGTGAAAAGGAATTGAGAGGGCATGGTGTGTCATATTGTGCTACATGCGACGGTTTCTTTTTTAAGGATAAAGATGTTGCCGTTATCGGGGGCGGGAGCAGTGCGCTTATAGAAGCGATATATCTCAATCAGGTTGGATGCAAAGTCTCAATAATACACAGAAGGGACAGATTGAGGGCGGAGAAATCATTGGAAGAGGAAGCCTTGGACAAGGGGATAAAAATAATATGGAACAGTGTCGTTGAGGAAATAGTGGGCAAAGATAGAGTCGAAGGCATGAAAATAAGAAATGTTGAAACGGGCGAGATAAAAATAATACCGGTTGATGGAGTCTTTATTTCTATAGGGGAAACACCACGGTCAGATCTTGCAAAAAAGGCAGGAGTGGAAACAGATGAATATGGCTACATAAAGACTGATGGGATGCAGAGAACGAACATAAGGGGCGTATATGCCGCAGGGGACGTAACAGGAGGTGTAAGACAAATAGTGACGGCGTGTGCTCAAGGGGCAAAGGCAGCGCTTACATCAACGAAAGTGTTGGGAAAGATGTACCCGTTCTAGAAAAATAAAATCAGCAAATCTGTATCTGTAATAGGCACAAATGGTTTCATTCGACAATTATTTAAGTCGGTAGAATATTCATGGCTCGGAGGCAAAAACATGAAAGAAAAAAAAGCAAAAAAAATGGCTTTAGGTATAGTAATAGCAGCTATAACAGCGATGATGGTAATACCGATGGGTATTATTGCTTCGGAAGGCAGCAAAGACACGGCAAGCGTATCTCCATTCCAGTTTGACAACGCACAGAGGGCGCCATTCGAACTCAAGGAATTAGGAACGGGAACGGCTACTACAGGAAACACAGGTAATGTGTTAGTCACTCCAGATAGCCCGGAGGATGATTGTCTGCCAGCAATTACGATAGACGGAGATGGAAATATTGTTGCCACGTGGACACATACAGTTGGCCTTCTGGAATCGAATATTGGACTAGGCTATTCCCAGGATGGCGGTAACAGTTGGATATCTAGATTGGTTATACTGGAGGGGGTGCTGATGTTTTCGGATATTGCCTATGTACATGGTGCAGATTTTGAAGGTGGTGGAGATTTCAATGGACTGTGGGGAGTATACGGTGATATTCTCAATAATAACCCCAGTTTCTATCGTATGTCGGATATAACCAATACTGAGACCTACGAATTTTATTCCTGGACAACAGAATACGAAGATATTACGTATGCCTGCATATCTGATAATACATGGTACAAAGAATTCAATTATGATGTAACAGGTCCAACAAATATGTACATCTATCATGTAGTTTACAGTGCATACGATATCCCTGATTGCCCAGCTCACTGGTATGTAGATGGCGCGCTCGAAGCAGGTGGCGTTGGGTATTTTGACGCTCAGTCAGAATTAGTGACGGCTCCTGCCAAAGACCCGGACATGGCATGTCTGCATGACTCTAATCCTGCTCAAACATTAGATGACTATGTACTCCTAACATGGCAGCATGACAATCAGACCACGGGGAAAAGTGAAATTGTACTAAAGAAAATAGTACCGGAGGAAGAGCCAGATATAGAATATACATCGTATCAGTGGTATATTGCAAAGGGCGATACATTTGATGCAGCGCATCCAAATATTGGAGCATCTGGAAGCAATGCGGCAGTTGTTTACCAGACGACCGACAATATTTACGGAGACTGGGATATAAAATGCGCCTATAGTAGTGACAATGGAGAAACATGGGAAACCAGCATGGTTGCAGAAAGTCATCCTACAAATGAGGTATATCCAGCAGCTTATATGAGCGGCAATACTG
It includes:
- the trxB gene encoding thioredoxin-disulfide reductase, translating into MGIELAVVGAGSAGYAAGIYAGRAGIDTVIFDTGMGGGLTVEAPKVENYPGFKSISGIDLMEKMKNHAQEYAKFKFYEEVKEIKKEGNKFKLTTTKGEYEVGAVIICTGTTHKKLGVKGEKELRGHGVSYCATCDGFFFKDKDVAVIGGGSSALIEAIYLNQVGCKVSIIHRRDRLRAEKSLEEEALDKGIKIIWNSVVEEIVGKDRVEGMKIRNVETGEIKIIPVDGVFISIGETPRSDLAKKAGVETDEYGYIKTDGMQRTNIRGVYAAGDVTGGVRQIVTACAQGAKAALTSTKVLGKMYPF
- a CDS encoding sialidase family protein, which encodes MKEKKAKKMALGIVIAAITAMMVIPMGIIASEGSKDTASVSPFQFDNAQRAPFELKELGTGTATTGNTGNVLVTPDSPEDDCLPAITIDGDGNIVATWTHTVGLLESNIGLGYSQDGGNSWISRLVILEGVLMFSDIAYVHGADFEGGGDFNGLWGVYGDILNNNPSFYRMSDITNTETYEFYSWTTEYEDITYACISDNTWYKEFNYDVTGPTNMYIYHVVYSAYDIPDCPAHWYVDGALEAGGVGYFDAQSELVTAPAKDPDMACLHDSNPAQTLDDYVLLTWQHDNQTTGKSEIVLKKIVPEEEPDIEYTSYQWYIAKGDTFDAAHPNIGASGSNAAVVYQTTDNIYGDWDIKCAYSSDNGETWETSMVAESHPTNEVYPAAYMSGNTVFCTYIREGNLYLVKSEDGGATWEEPEQINEEDGTVVAEENSVDVHAGGIVWVDTRNGNKDIYYAPLPCAIINVKDISGGMGISATITNTGTEDASNVDWSIELTGLIFIGKE